A single window of Ictalurus punctatus breed USDA103 chromosome 27, Coco_2.0, whole genome shotgun sequence DNA harbors:
- the plekha3 gene encoding pleckstrin homology domain-containing family A member 3, translating to MEGVLYKWTNYMTGWQPRWFVLNNGIISYYDSQDNVCKGSKGSIKMSVCEIKVHPTDNTRLELIIPGEQHFYVKAVNAAERQKWLVALGSSKAGLADTRTKKERELTETTESLKTKMSELRLYCDLLMQQVHTIQESVEQEGDHAETRNEASSLLSATCNTFIQTLEECMKIANLKFQTDMLQSSPSDPLMSPVSPSPIQMARMKRSISHPGTYSYDRPSALIEHRSSQRRTRTCSDTEALSDGGAEEMERPVLLPKASVNGDTAPVIPEEIGTGTCLIMETDTPESDLSL from the exons ATGGAAGGAGTGCTGTACAAGTGGACTAATTACATGACAG GATGGCAGCCACGTTGGTTTGTGTTGAACAATGGAATCATTTCATATTACGACTCACAAGATAATGTGTGCAAAGGCAGCAAGGGCAGCATCAAgatgtctgtgtgtgaaattaaaG TTCACCCCACTGATAATACCAGACTGGAGCTGATCATACCCGGGGAGCAGCATTTCTACGTGAAGGCCGTGAACGCAGCTGAGAGACAGAAATGGCTGGTCGCTCTAGGAAGCTCGAAGGCTGGGCTTGCAGACACAAGAACCAAAAAAGAGAGAG AATTAACAGAGACCACCGAGTCTTTGAAAACCAAGATGTCAGAACTGCGTCTGTACTGTGACTTACTAATGCAGCAAGTTCACACCATTCAGGAGTCGGTGGAGCAGGAGGGAGACCATGCAGAG acgaGGAATGAGGCATCGTCTTTGTTGAGTGCCACGTGTAATACCTTCATTCAGACACTGGAGGAATGTATGAAGATTGCTAATTTGAAGTTCCAGACAGACATGCTGCAGTCGAGTCCTTCAGACCCGCTAATGTCACCTGTCTCCCCGTCTCCCATCCAAATGGCCAGA ATGAAGCGCTCCATCAGCCATCCAGGCACGTATAGCTATGACAG GCCAAGTGCGCTTATAGAACACAGATCATCACAGAGACGCACACGGACATGCTCAGATACAGAGGCTCTCAGTGACGGTGGTGCAGAGGAGATGGAGC GTCCTGTGCTGTTGCCCAAAGCCAGTGTAAACGGTGACACCGCACCGGTAATTCCCGAAGAGATCGGCACGGGGACGTGTTTAATAATGGAGACGGACACTCCGGAGTCAGACTTGTCACTTTGA